Within Rhodospirillaceae bacterium, the genomic segment GCGCTCGACAGATTGCCTTCCGACGCTTCGTCCACTTCCGCGATCAGGCCGGCGAGCGAGCGGCCCTCGGCGGCGGCGATGTCTTTCAGCGCTTCCCAGAACGGCGCCTCCAGCGATACGCTGGTCCGGTGCCCGCGGATCGTGACCGAGCGCTTGACGACCCGCTCCGTCATCGGGAGACAACCGCCATGCTGATCCTGAAACCGGGTTGCGAATGCTGCGACCGGGATCTGCCGCCGGACGGTGCCGATGCGCGCATCTGCAGCTTCGAGTGCACCTTCTGCGCCGCCTGTGCCGGGAGCCGGCTGAACGGCATCTGCCCCAACTGCGGCGGCAACCTGGTAGCGCGCCCGATCCGTCCGGCGGCCCTGCTGGCCAAATTCCCGGCTTCGGCCGAGCGGGTGTTCAAGCCGGAGGGTTGCGCCGCCTGATCCATTCATTTGCCGGGCCGGGATCGCCGATCCGCGCCTCAGCCCGGCCGCGTCATCTTCTC encodes:
- a CDS encoding ribbon-helix-helix domain-containing protein — encoded protein: MTERVVKRSVTIRGHRTSVSLEAPFWEALKDIAAAEGRSLAGLIAEVDEASEGNLSSALRLHVLAWLRGRLT
- a CDS encoding DUF1272 domain-containing protein, which translates into the protein MLILKPGCECCDRDLPPDGADARICSFECTFCAACAGSRLNGICPNCGGNLVARPIRPAALLAKFPASAERVFKPEGCAA